One Gossypium raimondii isolate GPD5lz chromosome 3, ASM2569854v1, whole genome shotgun sequence genomic window carries:
- the LOC105795471 gene encoding probable E3 ubiquitin-protein ligase RHC1A isoform X1 produces the protein MSLNSHRRPGVTVNGVRRMRTYHYFWCLHCQRTVRFSNSNVFERYCPDCFRQLHQELDVSRSRLRVNHGLEPYETTRRLLDTLAAAPDPTRPRQSGRARWDRPIPETGPWVTLVEPPRPQPSPIVAPRDTVSNDDLDGLLEGLTEDDRPGPPPAAASAIEALPVVIITEYHLTNATHCPICKDEFEISGEARELPCKHLYHSDCIVPWLSIHNTCPVCRYEIKDDTDPTTDDVVFRDIGFGADDLANGLTWLRTQFLSSRPFRAFSHWTQRYIDFLDSTFNTNNFTRECRIYCQSLIYYMFMVFTYIFTYTYIHVLLTFTSD, from the coding sequence atgtCTTTGAACAGCCACCGTCGTCCTGGTGTTACAGTAAACGGTGTCCGAAGGATGAGAACCTACCATTATTTCTGGTGTCTCCATTGTCAACGAACCGTAAggttttcaaattcaaatgttTTTGAACGTTATTGTCCTGATTGTTTTCGTCAACTTCATCAAGAGCTTGATGTTTCAAGGTCTAGACTTAGAGTTAATCATGGCCTTGAACCGTATGAAACCACTCGTAGGTTATTAGATACTTTGGCCGCCGCTCCTGACCCCACCAGGCCGCGGCAAAGTGGAAGAGCTCGTTGGGATCGACCAATTCCTGAAACTGGACCTTGGGTCACTCTCGTCGAACCACCACGACCGCAGCCGAGTCCTATCGTTGCACCCCGAGATACAGTCAGCAACGACGACTTGGATGGTTTGCTCGAAGGCTTAACGGAAGACGATAGGCCGGGTCCACCACCGGCAGCTGCGTCAGCCATCGAGGCCTTGCCGGTGGTGATAATCACCGAATACCACCTTACCAACGCTACACATTGTCCTATTTGTAAGGATGAGTTCGAGATTAGCGGAGAAGCACGAGAGTTACCATGCAAGCACTTGTATCATTCCGATTGTATCGTCCCTTGGTTGAGCATTCACAACACCTGCCCCGTTTGTCGCTACGAGATCAAAGACGACACCGATCCCACGACCGATGATGTCGTTTTTCGGGACATCGGTTTTGGGGCCGACGATCTGGCAAACGGATTAACCTGGTTACGAACTCAGTTCCTTTCTTCTAGGCCATTTCGTGCATTCTCTCATTGGACACAACGATATATTGATTTCCTCGATAGCACATTCAATACAAATAATTTCACTCGCGAATGTAGGATCTATTGCCAGAGCTTAATCTATTACATGTTTATGGTTTTTAcgtatatatttacatatacatatatacatgtattactAACATTTACAAGTGATTAA
- the LOC105795471 gene encoding probable E3 ubiquitin-protein ligase RHC1A isoform X2 produces the protein MSLNSHRRPGVTVNGVRRMRTYHYFWCLHCQRTVRFSNSNVFERYCPDCFRQLHQELDVSRSRLRVNHGLEPYETTRRLLDTLAAAPDPTRPRQSGRARWDRPIPETGPWVTLVEPPRPQPSPIVAPRDTVSNDDLDGLLEGLTEDDRPGPPPAAASAIEALPVVIITEYHLTNATHCPICKDEFEISGEARELPCKHLYHSDCIVPWLSIHNTCPVCRYEIKDDTDPTTDDVVFRDIGFGADDLANGLTWLRTQFLSSRPFRAFSHWTQRYIDFLDSTFNTNNFTRESSSWWPSWFIL, from the exons atgtCTTTGAACAGCCACCGTCGTCCTGGTGTTACAGTAAACGGTGTCCGAAGGATGAGAACCTACCATTATTTCTGGTGTCTCCATTGTCAACGAACCGTAAggttttcaaattcaaatgttTTTGAACGTTATTGTCCTGATTGTTTTCGTCAACTTCATCAAGAGCTTGATGTTTCAAGGTCTAGACTTAGAGTTAATCATGGCCTTGAACCGTATGAAACCACTCGTAGGTTATTAGATACTTTGGCCGCCGCTCCTGACCCCACCAGGCCGCGGCAAAGTGGAAGAGCTCGTTGGGATCGACCAATTCCTGAAACTGGACCTTGGGTCACTCTCGTCGAACCACCACGACCGCAGCCGAGTCCTATCGTTGCACCCCGAGATACAGTCAGCAACGACGACTTGGATGGTTTGCTCGAAGGCTTAACGGAAGACGATAGGCCGGGTCCACCACCGGCAGCTGCGTCAGCCATCGAGGCCTTGCCGGTGGTGATAATCACCGAATACCACCTTACCAACGCTACACATTGTCCTATTTGTAAGGATGAGTTCGAGATTAGCGGAGAAGCACGAGAGTTACCATGCAAGCACTTGTATCATTCCGATTGTATCGTCCCTTGGTTGAGCATTCACAACACCTGCCCCGTTTGTCGCTACGAGATCAAAGACGACACCGATCCCACGACCGATGATGTCGTTTTTCGGGACATCGGTTTTGGGGCCGACGATCTGGCAAACGGATTAACCTGGTTACGAACTCAGTTCCTTTCTTCTAGGCCATTTCGTGCATTCTCTCATTGGACACAACGATATATTGATTTCCTCGATAGCACATTCAATACAAATAATTTCACTCGCGAAT CAAGCTCATGGTGGCCATCATGGTTCATTTTATAG
- the LOC105795470 gene encoding uncharacterized protein LOC105795470 isoform X1 gives MGKNEDPNLQQQREQSLESGNNEGHSRFLCGMVLSRISNEFSFRCVFVLFLSLSVLLPGIFWILPFRSSNSGFEAKLAMKLSAPVHACFTLQKPVSELVDHIQKLEYDIYEEIGVPETKVAILSMHPSGESNSTNVVFGFLSNPVHHPISPVALSVLRSSLIELFLRRSNLTLTTPIFGQPSKFEILKFRGGITVIPVQSASIFQITQFLFNFTLYNSISEIEHKCIELRDQLKYGLHLRSYENLFVRLTNKNGSTMSSPVIVQASVIDSFGNMLPQRLKQLAQTITHSPARNLGLNNSDFGKVKSISLSSYLKGTLHASPPTPSPTSAPKPSVSLHPNFAPTHPPRLSPKIHRFPPCPMCNTASPSAHRPLHSPSPTPPISPASSSVVAHPPPPCPYSRPAVPPSPPSKSYSNVIPKHPPLMSPRSQLSPPNLPPIASVSYGSRPGQGMEHTKGPVSAPVAKSPAVQSPSSVAVRVSLKEFHLLGVLGVLIFHQLL, from the exons ATGGGGAAAAATGAGGACCCAAATCTACAGCAACAAAGAGAACAGAGCCTTGAATCAGGGAACAATGAAGGGCATTCGAGATTCTTGTGTGGGATGGTTTTGTCGAGGATTTCCAATGAGTTTAGTTTCAGatgtgtttttgttttgttcctTAGCTTGTCGGTTTTGTTGCCTGGGATCTTTTGGATCCTCCCTTTTCGTTCTTCAAACTCTGGGTTTGAAGCTAAGCTAGCTATGAAGCTCAGTG CCCCAGTTCATGCATGTTTTACACTTCAAAAACCAGTTTCCGAGCTTGTTGATCATATTCAAAAGTTGGAGTATGATATCTATGAAGAAATAGGAGTTCCGGAGACGAAG GTGGCTATCTTATCCATGCATCCATCGGGTGAATCTAACTCTACTAATGTCGTGTTTGGTTTTCTTTCCAATCCCGTGCATCATCCTATAAGTCCAGTAGCCCTTAGCGTGCTGAGATCATCTTTAATCGAGCTGTTCCTCAGGCGATCCAATCTGACTTTGACAACTCCGATTTTTGGACAGCCTTCTAAGTTTGAGATTTTAAAGTTTCGTGGGGGCATCACGGTAATTCCTGTACAATCTGCTTCCATATTTCAGATAACCCAGTTTCTATTTAACTTTACACTGTATAACTCGATATCTGAAATTGAACACAAATGCATCGAGTTAAGGGATCAGCTGAAGTACGGTCTACATTTGAGGTCTTATGAG AACTTGTTTGTGCGATTAACGAACAAAAATGGCTCCACAATGTCGTCGCCAGTCATAGTTCAGGCTTCGGTGATAGATAGTTTTGGTAACATGCTGCCTCAGAGATTAAAGCAGTTGGCTCAAACCATCACGCACTCTCCCGCAAGGAATCTCGGTCTCAATAACTCGGACTTTGGTAAAGTTAAAAGCATTAGCTTATCATCTTATTTGAAGGGTACACTTCATGCTAGCCCTCCCACTCCTTCACCGACTTCAGCTCCAAAGCCATCAGTTTCACTGCATCCTAATTTTGCTCCAACTCACCCGCCAAGATTGTCACCCAAGATTCATCGTTTTCCGCCTTGTCCTATGTGCAATACTGCTTCTCCATCTGCTCATCGTCCCCTTCATTCGCCATCTCCCACTCCTCCAATCTCCCCTGCATCTTCTAGTGTAGTGGCACATCCCCCTCCCCCTTGTCCGTACTCTCGTCCCGCAGTTCCACCAAGTCCTCCATCCAAATCCTATTCTAATGTAATTCCTAAGCACCCACCGTTAATGAGCCCCCGATCACAGTTGTCCCCCCCAAATCTACCACCAATAGCTTCAGTGTCTTATGGGTCTCGTCCCGGCCAAGGTATGGAGCACACAAAAGGGCCAGTTTCTGCACCGGTTGCTAAGTCTCCAGCAGTGCAATCTCCGTCAT CCGTAGCAGTACGTGTTTCCCTCAAGGAATTCCATTTATTAGGAGTATTGGGAGTCTTAATCTTTCATCAACTTTTATGA
- the LOC105795470 gene encoding uncharacterized protein LOC105795470 isoform X2 — MGKNEDPNLQQQREQSLESGNNEGHSRFLCGMVLSRISNEFSFRCVFVLFLSLSVLLPGIFWILPFRSSNSGFEAKLAMKLSAPVHACFTLQKPVSELVDHIQKLEYDIYEEIGVPETKVAILSMHPSGESNSTNVVFGFLSNPVHHPISPVALSVLRSSLIELFLRRSNLTLTTPIFGQPSKFEILKFRGGITNLFVRLTNKNGSTMSSPVIVQASVIDSFGNMLPQRLKQLAQTITHSPARNLGLNNSDFGKVKSISLSSYLKGTLHASPPTPSPTSAPKPSVSLHPNFAPTHPPRLSPKIHRFPPCPMCNTASPSAHRPLHSPSPTPPISPASSSVVAHPPPPCPYSRPAVPPSPPSKSYSNVIPKHPPLMSPRSQLSPPNLPPIASVSYGSRPGQGMEHTKGPVSAPVAKSPAVQSPSSVAVRVSLKEFHLLGVLGVLIFHQLL, encoded by the exons ATGGGGAAAAATGAGGACCCAAATCTACAGCAACAAAGAGAACAGAGCCTTGAATCAGGGAACAATGAAGGGCATTCGAGATTCTTGTGTGGGATGGTTTTGTCGAGGATTTCCAATGAGTTTAGTTTCAGatgtgtttttgttttgttcctTAGCTTGTCGGTTTTGTTGCCTGGGATCTTTTGGATCCTCCCTTTTCGTTCTTCAAACTCTGGGTTTGAAGCTAAGCTAGCTATGAAGCTCAGTG CCCCAGTTCATGCATGTTTTACACTTCAAAAACCAGTTTCCGAGCTTGTTGATCATATTCAAAAGTTGGAGTATGATATCTATGAAGAAATAGGAGTTCCGGAGACGAAG GTGGCTATCTTATCCATGCATCCATCGGGTGAATCTAACTCTACTAATGTCGTGTTTGGTTTTCTTTCCAATCCCGTGCATCATCCTATAAGTCCAGTAGCCCTTAGCGTGCTGAGATCATCTTTAATCGAGCTGTTCCTCAGGCGATCCAATCTGACTTTGACAACTCCGATTTTTGGACAGCCTTCTAAGTTTGAGATTTTAAAGTTTCGTGGGGGCATCACG AACTTGTTTGTGCGATTAACGAACAAAAATGGCTCCACAATGTCGTCGCCAGTCATAGTTCAGGCTTCGGTGATAGATAGTTTTGGTAACATGCTGCCTCAGAGATTAAAGCAGTTGGCTCAAACCATCACGCACTCTCCCGCAAGGAATCTCGGTCTCAATAACTCGGACTTTGGTAAAGTTAAAAGCATTAGCTTATCATCTTATTTGAAGGGTACACTTCATGCTAGCCCTCCCACTCCTTCACCGACTTCAGCTCCAAAGCCATCAGTTTCACTGCATCCTAATTTTGCTCCAACTCACCCGCCAAGATTGTCACCCAAGATTCATCGTTTTCCGCCTTGTCCTATGTGCAATACTGCTTCTCCATCTGCTCATCGTCCCCTTCATTCGCCATCTCCCACTCCTCCAATCTCCCCTGCATCTTCTAGTGTAGTGGCACATCCCCCTCCCCCTTGTCCGTACTCTCGTCCCGCAGTTCCACCAAGTCCTCCATCCAAATCCTATTCTAATGTAATTCCTAAGCACCCACCGTTAATGAGCCCCCGATCACAGTTGTCCCCCCCAAATCTACCACCAATAGCTTCAGTGTCTTATGGGTCTCGTCCCGGCCAAGGTATGGAGCACACAAAAGGGCCAGTTTCTGCACCGGTTGCTAAGTCTCCAGCAGTGCAATCTCCGTCAT CCGTAGCAGTACGTGTTTCCCTCAAGGAATTCCATTTATTAGGAGTATTGGGAGTCTTAATCTTTCATCAACTTTTATGA